One genomic segment of Rivularia sp. PCC 7116 includes these proteins:
- a CDS encoding NAD-dependent epimerase, whose protein sequence is MSVLITGVAGFIGYHLAQRLLADGEQVYGIDNLNDYYDVNLKKARLAQLIPHTNFHFQQLDLNNREEILKLFKEQNFDYVINLAAQAGVRYSLENPFAYVDTNLVGFANILEACRHSQPKHLVFASSSSVYGTNTKIPFSVTDNVDNPVSLYAATKKANELMAHSYSHLYSLPITGLRFFTVYGPWGRPDMAYFKFVRAIEANEPINIFNYGKMQRDFTYIDDVIEGVVRVMHKPQKAQVDKAHKNARYKIYNIGNNKPVELLEFIQVIEKALGKEAQKNFLPMQPGDVPRTYADVDELIQDVGFKPTTTIEQGIEKFVQWYKDFYPCSNQEFSQIML, encoded by the coding sequence ATGAGCGTTTTAATCACTGGAGTCGCTGGTTTTATTGGATATCATTTGGCGCAAAGACTACTTGCTGATGGAGAACAAGTATATGGAATTGATAATCTCAATGATTATTATGATGTTAATTTGAAAAAAGCTCGTTTGGCTCAATTAATACCACATACTAATTTTCACTTTCAACAACTAGACTTAAACAATCGCGAAGAGATACTAAAACTTTTTAAAGAACAAAATTTTGATTATGTAATTAATCTTGCGGCTCAAGCAGGAGTACGTTATTCTCTCGAAAATCCTTTTGCTTACGTTGATACTAATTTAGTTGGATTTGCGAATATCCTCGAAGCTTGTCGTCACAGCCAACCAAAACATCTTGTGTTTGCTTCATCGAGCTCGGTTTACGGTACCAATACCAAAATTCCTTTTTCTGTCACCGATAATGTAGATAATCCGGTTTCTCTCTATGCTGCAACTAAAAAAGCAAACGAATTAATGGCGCATTCTTACAGCCATTTATACAGTTTACCTATTACTGGATTGCGCTTTTTTACAGTATACGGTCCTTGGGGCAGACCTGATATGGCTTATTTCAAATTTGTTCGTGCAATTGAAGCAAACGAGCCAATTAATATATTCAATTATGGTAAGATGCAGCGAGATTTTACTTATATTGATGATGTGATTGAAGGCGTTGTCAGAGTGATGCATAAACCTCAAAAAGCACAGGTTGACAAAGCCCATAAAAATGCTCGCTACAAAATATATAATATCGGCAACAACAAACCTGTAGAGTTACTGGAATTTATTCAAGTAATCGAAAAAGCACTGGGTAAAGAAGCCCAAAAGAATTTTTTACCCATGCAGCCTGGAGATGTTCCCCGTACTTATGCAGATGTTGACGAATTAATACAGGATGTAGGATTTAAACCAACTACAACTATTGAGCAGGGAATTGAAAAATTTGTCCAATGGTACAAAGATTTTTATCCTTGTTCAAACCAAGAATTTTCTCAAATTATGTTGTAG
- a CDS encoding response regulator transcription factor: MNQILIVEDEIRLAAFLQKGLRKKGYITTVVEDGQQAVEMASSKQFNLMLLDLGLPVKDGLTVLQELRNQGKKLPIIIMTARSDEREKTEAIAYGADDYLTKPFPFQDLLSRIEEYLCLVTG; the protein is encoded by the coding sequence ATGAACCAAATATTAATTGTTGAAGATGAAATTCGTCTGGCTGCCTTTTTGCAGAAAGGTTTGAGAAAAAAAGGTTATATAACTACTGTCGTTGAAGATGGGCAACAAGCAGTTGAAATGGCTTCTAGCAAGCAATTTAATTTGATGCTGCTAGATTTAGGTTTACCAGTGAAAGACGGTTTGACAGTTTTGCAAGAATTACGGAATCAAGGTAAAAAATTGCCAATTATTATTATGACTGCTCGCAGTGACGAACGAGAGAAAACGGAAGCTATTGCTTATGGTGCTGATGACTACCTTACAAAACCTTTCCCTTTTCAGGATTTACTTTCTCGTATAGAGGAATATTTGTGTTTAGTTACAGGCTAA
- a CDS encoding polysaccharide deacetylase family protein, with amino-acid sequence MENSKSFILPYKIFIALLIITSTLCLSLILPVNLKLAQLVGLDKPEEKIINAATNNQQLVAQFQNAMEATLNEQFKRQSLLSAAPSSFNSKVIYEIKPIKNKKVIALTFDDGPWEKTTQQTLDILKKNNVKATFFVVGKALQNNPRLGKQIVADGHAIANHTWNHWYHFMNPQVAAFEIDKTTELIYKVTGVKTNLFRPPGGHLSNGLVAHAKNKKYATLMWSADSRDFQKPAPATMVNTVLKNARPGGIVLLHDGGGDRTNTVKALPQIINKLRQQGYSFVTIPELLEMQEKK; translated from the coding sequence GTGGAAAACAGTAAGTCTTTTATTTTGCCATATAAAATCTTTATCGCCTTACTTATTATTACTAGTACTTTGTGCTTGAGTTTAATATTGCCTGTAAATTTAAAACTGGCTCAACTTGTCGGCTTAGATAAACCTGAAGAAAAAATTATCAATGCCGCAACAAATAATCAGCAGTTAGTTGCACAATTCCAAAATGCAATGGAAGCCACTTTAAACGAGCAATTCAAAAGACAAAGTTTACTTTCTGCTGCACCTTCTAGCTTTAATAGCAAGGTTATTTATGAGATAAAGCCGATAAAAAATAAAAAAGTTATTGCTTTAACATTTGATGATGGTCCTTGGGAAAAGACTACTCAACAAACATTAGATATATTGAAAAAAAATAATGTTAAAGCAACATTTTTTGTAGTTGGTAAAGCACTGCAAAATAATCCTAGATTAGGTAAGCAAATTGTAGCTGATGGTCATGCGATCGCCAATCACACGTGGAATCATTGGTATCATTTTATGAACCCCCAGGTTGCTGCTTTTGAAATTGATAAAACTACGGAATTAATTTATAAAGTGACGGGAGTTAAAACAAATTTATTTCGTCCTCCTGGTGGACATTTAAGCAATGGCTTGGTTGCTCACGCTAAAAACAAAAAATATGCGACATTAATGTGGTCTGCTGATTCTCGCGATTTCCAAAAACCTGCACCCGCTACAATGGTCAATACGGTGTTAAAAAACGCACGTCCGGGTGGTATCGTATTGCTTCATGATGGTGGTGGCGATCGCACGAATACAGTCAAAGCTCTACCTCAAATAATTAATAAGTTAAGGCAGCAGGGTTACAGCTTCGTTACTATCCCCGAACTTCTGGAAATGCAAGAAAAAAAATAA
- a CDS encoding response regulator transcription factor yields MSQILIAEDESRIASFIAKGLRANGFVPTIASDAQETLNLAIGNNFDLLILDLGLPGKDGLEVLEEIRGQGEDLAIIILTARDDINDKVAGLEGGADDYMTKPFRFEELLARIRLRLRNSQVSQGTEEMLLKAGSVVLDLRTRKAQVNGDNIDLPAREFTLAETLFRHPGQVMSREQLLDRVWGYDYDPGSNIVDVYVGYLRKKLGHELIETVRGMGYRLRR; encoded by the coding sequence ATGAGTCAAATTCTCATTGCTGAAGACGAATCTCGCATTGCTTCATTTATTGCGAAGGGTTTGCGTGCTAATGGTTTTGTCCCTACGATTGCATCGGATGCTCAAGAAACGCTCAATTTGGCAATTGGCAATAATTTCGATTTGCTGATTCTCGATTTAGGGCTTCCCGGTAAAGATGGTTTAGAGGTTTTGGAAGAAATACGGGGACAGGGAGAAGATTTAGCGATAATTATACTGACAGCCCGCGATGATATTAACGATAAAGTTGCAGGGCTTGAAGGTGGTGCTGATGATTACATGACTAAGCCATTCAGGTTTGAAGAATTACTGGCTCGCATAAGGCTGAGGTTGCGAAATAGTCAGGTATCCCAGGGTACAGAAGAGATGCTACTAAAAGCAGGAAGTGTAGTACTTGATTTGCGAACTCGGAAAGCGCAAGTAAATGGCGACAATATAGATTTACCAGCCCGCGAGTTTACTTTAGCAGAAACGCTTTTTCGCCATCCAGGGCAAGTTATGAGTAGAGAACAACTCTTAGATAGAGTTTGGGGGTACGATTATGACCCCGGTTCAAATATTGTAGATGTCTATGTTGGTTATCTACGAAAAAAATTAGGTCACGAATTGATTGAAACTGTCCGAGGTATGGGTTATCGCTTACGAAGATGA
- a CDS encoding HAMP domain-containing sensor histidine kinase — translation MSVNSVKNHSQPSDTPAKTAQTALHKWRGLFWATRTRILAWYVLIITFIFLVSIPAFRELLYARVDTRVRRELMEKIQTFNRLIQNEADSKEFSLTESETIQDSDWVNELDNRFVRPSSKKELKDFFNGFLTKQLPEDDTFLITFVDGKFFKSSPRARPKVFDEDSQIMRRWSKLVKPEKGEKDFDSDTGGIIYLSQPVKIKGETLGVLVVAHTIKGERDEVIEAVGVVIQVSSIVICIALLLSWIASGKILAPLRSFSVTARSISESDLSQRIPVRGKDELAEVANTFNEMMDRLEATFTTQRNFINDAGHELRTPITIIRGHLELMDRDDSEEVEETANLVIDELDRMSRFVEDLILLTKAERPDFLQLATVDVENFTQELFVKAQALAERNWCLDNSAKGMVIFDRQRLTQAVMNLAQNAAQHTTNTDTITIGSSIDRGKMKFWVRDMGEGIKDTDKSRIFERFARAANSRRRSEGAGLGLSIVKAIAEAHQGEVTLESRFGKGANFCIILPINS, via the coding sequence GTGAGTGTAAATTCCGTAAAAAATCATTCTCAGCCTTCAGACACTCCAGCAAAAACCGCACAAACTGCTTTACATAAGTGGCGGGGATTGTTTTGGGCGACTAGAACCCGCATACTTGCGTGGTATGTACTGATTATTACTTTTATCTTTTTAGTGTCGATTCCGGCTTTTCGCGAGCTACTGTATGCCCGTGTCGATACAAGAGTTCGTAGAGAACTGATGGAAAAGATACAGACATTTAATCGATTGATTCAAAATGAAGCTGACAGCAAAGAATTTTCGCTAACTGAATCTGAAACAATACAAGATTCCGATTGGGTGAATGAATTGGATAATCGTTTTGTACGTCCATCTTCCAAGAAGGAATTGAAAGATTTTTTTAATGGATTTTTAACCAAGCAGCTTCCCGAAGACGATACTTTTTTAATTACTTTTGTAGATGGAAAGTTTTTTAAATCGAGTCCGAGGGCAAGACCAAAAGTATTTGATGAAGATTCACAAATAATGCGTCGCTGGTCAAAATTGGTTAAGCCAGAAAAAGGTGAGAAGGATTTTGATAGCGATACGGGTGGCATTATTTATCTTTCCCAACCCGTGAAAATAAAAGGGGAAACTTTAGGGGTACTTGTAGTTGCCCATACTATCAAGGGCGAACGTGATGAAGTAATTGAAGCGGTAGGGGTTGTTATTCAAGTAAGTAGCATTGTTATATGTATAGCCTTGCTACTGTCTTGGATCGCTTCTGGAAAAATATTAGCTCCTTTACGTTCTTTTAGCGTTACAGCTCGTTCCATTAGCGAATCCGATTTGAGCCAGCGCATTCCTGTACGCGGTAAAGACGAACTTGCAGAAGTTGCAAACACTTTCAATGAAATGATGGATAGATTGGAAGCAACTTTCACTACTCAGCGAAATTTTATCAATGATGCAGGGCACGAATTACGAACTCCTATTACTATTATTCGCGGACATTTGGAATTAATGGATCGAGACGATTCAGAAGAAGTGGAAGAAACTGCGAACTTGGTAATTGATGAATTAGATCGGATGAGCCGATTTGTTGAGGATTTGATTTTACTTACAAAAGCGGAACGTCCGGATTTTTTACAGTTAGCCACAGTAGATGTTGAAAATTTTACCCAAGAGTTATTTGTCAAAGCTCAAGCCTTAGCCGAACGTAACTGGTGTCTTGATAACAGTGCAAAAGGAATGGTTATTTTTGATCGCCAGCGGCTGACTCAAGCAGTGATGAATCTCGCTCAAAATGCTGCCCAACATACAACTAATACCGATACAATTACCATCGGCTCTTCTATAGATCGAGGTAAAATGAAATTTTGGGTCAGGGATATGGGGGAAGGAATTAAGGATACAGATAAAAGCAGAATCTTTGAACGTTTTGCTCGTGCTGCGAACAGTCGTCGCCGTTCCGAAGGCGCTGGTTTAGGCTTATCTATTGTTAAAGCGATTGCAGAAGCCCATCAAGGTGAAGTAACTCTTGAAAGTCGATTTGGAAAAGGTGCCAATTTTTGTATAATTTTACCAATAAATAGTTAA
- a CDS encoding SirB1 family protein, whose translation MNLSSARHFFHQEIQQSDEYIDLGKAGLYIAQEEYSELDIEEYLNALDAMAMELEERLPSEKYPLKIIQCINQYLYDDLKFTGNIQNYYDPRNSFLNDVIERRVGIPITLALLYIEIARRIDFPMIGIGMPGHFLIRPDISEIGIFVDAFNHGEIMFPQDCQERLSQIYQQNLTLQPEFLAPVTKKQFLARMLTNLKYIYLNQQELEKALLCVERILLLFPSAALELRDRGLLSYQIGRFNQAAEDLQAYLLQVPDAQDASTIVRLLEKLGKNQ comes from the coding sequence ATGAATTTATCGTCAGCGCGACACTTTTTTCATCAGGAGATTCAACAGTCTGACGAGTATATTGACTTAGGAAAGGCAGGTTTATATATCGCTCAAGAAGAATATTCCGAATTAGATATTGAAGAATATTTAAATGCACTAGACGCAATGGCAATGGAATTAGAAGAACGTTTGCCATCAGAAAAATATCCCTTAAAAATTATTCAGTGCATTAATCAATATTTGTATGATGATTTAAAGTTTACGGGCAATATCCAGAATTACTACGATCCCAGAAATAGTTTTTTAAATGATGTAATAGAGCGTAGAGTCGGCATTCCAATTACATTGGCATTACTTTACATCGAAATAGCTCGTCGTATTGATTTTCCCATGATAGGTATAGGAATGCCGGGACATTTTCTAATTCGTCCAGATATTTCGGAAATAGGCATTTTCGTTGATGCTTTTAATCATGGCGAAATCATGTTCCCCCAAGATTGTCAGGAAAGGTTAAGTCAGATTTATCAGCAAAACTTAACATTGCAGCCAGAATTTTTAGCTCCAGTAACTAAAAAGCAATTTTTGGCAAGAATGCTGACTAATCTTAAATATATTTATCTCAATCAGCAGGAACTAGAAAAAGCTTTATTGTGTGTCGAACGAATCTTATTATTATTTCCCAGTGCAGCATTAGAATTGCGCGATCGCGGTTTATTATCCTATCAAATCGGACGCTTCAATCAAGCAGCAGAAGACTTGCAAGCTTATTTACTCCAGGTGCCCGACGCTCAAGACGCTTCTACCATCGTGCGCTTGCTGGAAAAATTAGGTAAAAATCAGTGA
- a CDS encoding SRPBCC family protein, translating to MPTLEVFEQSIEINATSAVVEQCITERVLMHRWLNPALCCEPVGDWSTDIGSKSKFIIQIPVIKPTLISTVVEREPGLIVWGFDGYFKGSDRWECQPTNNGTRLVNRFEFRIPNPIVSMGFKIFAEKFTKQDMEAQLRRLKHVAETLG from the coding sequence ATGCCGACATTAGAAGTTTTTGAGCAATCAATTGAAATTAATGCTACATCCGCAGTAGTAGAACAATGTATCACAGAGCGTGTTTTAATGCATCGATGGTTAAATCCTGCTTTATGCTGCGAGCCGGTTGGAGATTGGAGTACAGATATAGGTAGCAAAAGCAAATTTATTATTCAAATACCAGTAATAAAACCGACATTGATTAGTACAGTTGTGGAAAGAGAACCAGGTCTGATAGTGTGGGGTTTTGACGGTTATTTTAAAGGAAGCGACCGTTGGGAATGTCAGCCAACAAATAATGGAACTCGTTTAGTGAATCGTTTTGAATTTCGCATTCCTAATCCTATAGTTTCTATGGGTTTTAAAATCTTTGCTGAAAAATTTACAAAGCAAGACATGGAAGCACAACTACGTCGTCTTAAGCATGTGGCAGAAACTCTTGGTTAG
- a CDS encoding mechanosensitive ion channel encodes MISTWQDITQMMGADLSIRIGTILAQSSPNLAQDAVEGAGNVTQAALGKAVEILPSLLGAVAILVIGWLIAYIAKAIVQGLLNRTNIDNRIASGLTGNDSIEVEKFISGLVFWVILLITIVAVLDTLNLNVASQPLNSFLNQIGEFLPKLLGAAILLGVAWVVATLVKTLVVNGLNALNVDERLNSQQDATSSNQLSISQTIGSALYWFIFLLFLMPVLDTLGLQQALGPVNTLVSEILAILPNILGAVIIAAVGWFVANIVRRIVTNLLATTGVDHIGSRFGLSQASTSGQSLSSILGTIVYVLILIPVAIAALNTLQIQAISVPAIAMLQQILNAIPLIFTAGAILAVAYFLGRFISELVTNILTSIGFNNIFSVLGLPTPARRTTVTPEGEVPSPTSRTPSEIVGFIAFIGIMLFAAIAAINILNIPALTALVTGITIILGRILSGLVVFAIGLFLANLAFSIITSSGNAQARVLGQVARIAIIVLVSAMALQQIGVAPDIVNLAFGLLLGALAVALALSFGLGSRDIAKTQVQQWLNSFKTKQ; translated from the coding sequence ATGATTTCAACTTGGCAAGATATAACCCAAATGATGGGTGCGGATCTGTCAATAAGAATAGGGACAATTTTGGCACAATCGTCGCCTAACTTGGCTCAAGATGCAGTAGAGGGAGCTGGGAATGTTACTCAAGCAGCTTTGGGGAAAGCAGTAGAGATATTGCCCTCCTTATTAGGTGCTGTTGCGATTTTGGTTATTGGTTGGCTGATTGCTTATATAGCTAAGGCAATAGTCCAAGGGCTACTCAATCGTACCAATATCGACAACCGCATCGCTTCTGGATTAACTGGTAATGACTCTATAGAAGTAGAGAAATTCATCTCTGGCTTGGTTTTTTGGGTCATTTTGCTGATTACCATAGTTGCGGTTTTAGATACCTTAAATCTAAATGTTGCTTCCCAACCGCTGAATTCTTTTCTCAATCAAATTGGGGAATTCTTACCTAAATTATTAGGAGCAGCGATCCTATTGGGAGTAGCTTGGGTAGTAGCGACTCTCGTTAAGACATTAGTAGTCAATGGACTAAATGCTCTGAACGTAGACGAAAGATTAAACTCGCAACAGGATGCTACTAGTAGCAACCAGCTTTCGATTTCTCAGACTATTGGTAGTGCGCTTTACTGGTTTATTTTCTTACTGTTCTTGATGCCAGTTCTAGATACTCTAGGCTTGCAACAGGCTTTGGGACCAGTAAACACTTTAGTCTCAGAAATTCTAGCAATTCTGCCCAATATTTTAGGAGCAGTAATTATCGCCGCTGTTGGCTGGTTTGTGGCTAACATCGTTCGTCGAATTGTAACCAATCTGCTGGCTACAACTGGAGTTGACCATATAGGAAGTAGATTTGGGCTTTCCCAAGCTTCTACAAGCGGACAATCTTTATCTTCGATTTTAGGTACGATTGTTTACGTTCTAATCTTGATTCCTGTTGCGATTGCAGCGCTCAATACTTTGCAAATTCAGGCTATTTCGGTACCTGCAATTGCAATGCTGCAACAGATTCTCAATGCAATTCCTTTAATATTCACCGCTGGAGCAATTCTAGCTGTTGCCTATTTCTTAGGAAGATTTATCTCAGAATTGGTTACCAATATCCTCACCAGTATTGGTTTCAACAATATTTTCTCTGTTCTAGGTTTACCTACACCTGCTAGAAGAACAACTGTTACACCAGAAGGAGAAGTTCCTTCACCAACATCTCGTACTCCATCCGAAATCGTCGGCTTTATTGCCTTTATCGGCATTATGCTTTTCGCTGCGATCGCGGCAATTAATATCCTGAATATCCCAGCTTTAACAGCATTGGTGACAGGTATCACGATTATATTGGGAAGAATTTTATCTGGATTGGTAGTATTTGCTATTGGTTTGTTCTTAGCGAATTTAGCATTCAGCATCATCACCAGTTCCGGAAATGCTCAAGCTCGAGTTTTAGGTCAGGTAGCTAGAATCGCGATTATCGTTTTAGTTTCGGCAATGGCACTACAGCAAATTGGCGTTGCTCCGGATATCGTTAACTTAGCTTTTGGTTTGTTGTTGGGTGCTTTAGCAGTCGCTCTTGCCCTTTCTTTCGGACTAGGCTCTCGCGATATTGCTAAAACTCAAGTACAACAATGGTTAAATTCTTTTAAAACCAAACAGTAA
- a CDS encoding GTP-binding protein — MASKLPLPEPNSSNSYSTEELDKAIFTFEEIQTELHYKQAQTALREMVTNLDLSASETQGLEMEIADLETMLTKLESMVIQIAAFGMVGRGKSSLLNAMVGQEVFETGPLHGVTRDAQTVNWTINEETIGESERGALRATLRSSSGQSQVELIDTPGLDEVDGETRTALAEQIAQQADLILFVISGDMTKLEHEALSQLREARKPILLVFNKVDQYPKADRIAVYEKIRDERVKELLSPSEIVTAAASPLVRTLVHRPDGNKGVQLRKGKPQVEELKLKILEILQREGKALVALNTMLYADDVNDQLVKRKLALRETAANQLIWKSVMTKALAVALNPVTVLDILSAATIDVFLILGLSRLYGIPMTEAGAIKLLQKIALSMGGISASELLANLGLGSLKTLLGISAPATGGISLGPYVSVALTQAGVAGVSSYGIGQVTKAYLQAGATWGPDGPKAVIGKILANLDESSILNRIKSELQIKLKKV, encoded by the coding sequence ATGGCTTCTAAACTACCTTTACCCGAACCTAATAGCAGTAATTCTTATAGTACTGAAGAATTAGATAAGGCAATTTTTACTTTTGAAGAGATTCAAACGGAACTTCACTATAAGCAGGCACAAACAGCTTTACGGGAGATGGTAACGAATCTTGATTTGAGTGCATCGGAAACTCAAGGGCTGGAAATGGAAATTGCCGATTTGGAAACTATGCTTACTAAATTGGAAAGTATGGTTATTCAGATTGCTGCTTTTGGCATGGTGGGAAGGGGTAAGTCTTCTTTACTAAATGCAATGGTTGGGCAAGAAGTCTTTGAAACCGGACCTTTGCATGGTGTAACTCGCGATGCACAAACGGTTAATTGGACTATTAATGAAGAAACTATTGGCGAATCTGAACGTGGTGCCCTGCGAGCGACTTTAAGAAGCAGCAGCGGACAATCCCAGGTAGAGTTAATTGATACTCCTGGTTTGGATGAAGTTGATGGGGAAACTCGAACTGCATTAGCCGAGCAGATTGCACAACAAGCAGATTTGATTTTGTTTGTTATTTCTGGGGATATGACAAAACTTGAACATGAAGCTCTTTCTCAATTGCGAGAAGCTCGCAAGCCAATTTTATTAGTATTTAACAAGGTAGACCAATATCCTAAAGCTGACAGAATTGCAGTTTACGAAAAGATTCGCGATGAGCGTGTAAAAGAATTGCTTTCACCTTCAGAAATTGTTACTGCTGCTGCTTCACCTTTAGTAAGAACATTAGTTCATCGTCCTGACGGTAACAAGGGAGTGCAGTTACGCAAGGGCAAACCCCAAGTTGAAGAACTGAAACTGAAAATATTGGAGATTTTACAGCGCGAAGGTAAAGCTTTGGTAGCTCTTAATACTATGCTTTACGCTGACGACGTTAACGATCAATTGGTAAAGCGTAAGTTAGCACTGCGCGAAACCGCCGCCAATCAGTTAATTTGGAAATCCGTCATGACTAAGGCTTTAGCTGTTGCTCTTAACCCAGTCACTGTATTAGATATCCTCAGTGCTGCAACTATTGATGTTTTCTTAATTTTGGGCTTGTCTCGGCTGTACGGTATTCCGATGACGGAAGCCGGAGCGATAAAACTACTACAAAAAATCGCTCTTAGTATGGGCGGTATCAGTGCCAGCGAACTGCTAGCAAATTTAGGATTGGGTTCTTTAAAAACTTTACTTGGTATTTCTGCGCCAGCGACTGGTGGGATAAGCCTCGGTCCTTATGTATCGGTTGCGCTTACTCAGGCTGGTGTTGCTGGTGTTTCTTCTTATGGTATTGGACAAGTTACCAAAGCATACTTACAGGCAGGAGCTACTTGGGGACCGGATGGACCAAAAGCAGTTATAGGAAAAATTTTAGCTAATCTTGATGAGTCTTCGATTTTGAATCGCATCAAAAGCGAATTACAAATTAAGCTGAAAAAAGTTTGA
- the tpiA gene encoding triose-phosphate isomerase, translated as MRKIVIAGNWKMFKTRAESEEFLQGFMPLLQETSDDREAVLCVPFTDLNVLSKNLHGSRVMLGAQNVHWEETGAYTGEISGLMLSEIGVRYVIIGHSERRQYFGETDETVNQRLKAAQKYGMTPILCVGETKQQRDAGETESIITNQIKRDLVDVNQNNLVIAYEPIWAIGTGDTCEVTEANRVIGLIRSLLTNKNVTIQYGGSVKPSNVDEIMAQPEIDGALVGGASLESESFARIVNFK; from the coding sequence GTGCGAAAAATTGTTATTGCTGGCAACTGGAAAATGTTCAAAACCAGGGCAGAATCCGAGGAATTTTTACAAGGATTTATGCCCTTACTACAAGAGACTTCCGACGATAGAGAAGCGGTACTGTGCGTTCCTTTTACAGATTTAAATGTTTTGTCAAAGAATTTGCACGGTAGTCGTGTCATGTTGGGGGCGCAAAATGTTCATTGGGAAGAAACAGGAGCTTATACGGGTGAAATCTCCGGTTTAATGCTCTCGGAAATCGGTGTACGTTATGTAATTATCGGTCATAGCGAACGACGGCAATATTTTGGTGAAACGGATGAAACCGTAAATCAACGCCTCAAAGCCGCTCAAAAATACGGAATGACACCTATTCTTTGCGTCGGAGAAACGAAACAACAAAGAGATGCCGGAGAAACCGAATCGATAATTACCAACCAAATCAAGCGAGACTTAGTAGATGTTAACCAGAATAATCTGGTAATTGCTTACGAGCCGATTTGGGCAATTGGTACCGGAGATACTTGTGAAGTAACCGAAGCAAATCGTGTTATTGGTTTAATCCGCAGTCTGTTGACTAATAAAAATGTAACTATTCAATATGGAGGTTCTGTAAAACCATCGAATGTTGATGAAATTATGGCTCAACCCGAAATCGATGGTGCTTTAGTTGGTGGAGCAAGTTTGGAATCAGAAAGCTTCGCTCGAATTGTCAATTTTAAGTGA
- the folP gene encoding dihydropteroate synthase, with product MGVLNVTPDSFSDGGEFNEPAAALNQAQALAAAGADIIDVGGQSTRPGAQQISVEEELERVLSVIEIIRPKINIPISVDTTSSIVAKKAINSGADIVNDISGGTFDSSMFSTIASLNVPLVLMHIRGTPQTMQQMTDYQDVIKEIYSFLSQQITAATTAGIKRENIIIDPGIGFAKNLEQNLEIFRRLAELKQLDCPILVGASRKSFIGRILKQPDPKARVWGTAAACCAAILNGADILRVHDVEQMREVSMVADAIHRQREIN from the coding sequence ATGGGCGTTTTAAATGTTACGCCTGATAGTTTTAGCGATGGTGGGGAGTTTAATGAACCCGCCGCTGCCTTAAATCAAGCCCAAGCTTTAGCGGCTGCTGGTGCGGATATTATCGATGTGGGTGGACAGTCAACTCGTCCGGGTGCCCAACAGATATCTGTGGAGGAAGAACTTGAGCGAGTGCTTTCGGTTATAGAAATTATTCGTCCAAAAATTAACATTCCGATTTCCGTAGATACTACTTCTTCAATTGTTGCGAAGAAAGCTATTAATAGCGGCGCGGATATAGTTAATGATATTTCTGGAGGCACTTTTGATTCTTCGATGTTTTCGACTATTGCGAGTTTAAATGTACCCTTAGTGTTAATGCATATCCGAGGAACTCCTCAGACAATGCAGCAAATGACCGATTATCAAGACGTAATCAAAGAGATATATAGTTTTTTATCCCAACAAATAACCGCAGCGACAACTGCGGGTATTAAAAGAGAAAATATTATTATCGACCCCGGTATTGGCTTCGCTAAAAATTTAGAACAAAATTTAGAAATTTTTCGCCGCTTAGCAGAATTAAAACAGCTTGATTGCCCGATTTTAGTCGGTGCATCTCGTAAAAGCTTCATCGGTCGTATTTTGAAACAACCAGACCCTAAAGCGCGAGTTTGGGGAACTGCTGCGGCTTGTTGTGCTGCTATTTTGAACGGCGCTGATATATTAAGAGTTCACGATGTGGAACAAATGCGCGAGGTTTCAATGGTCGCTGATGCTATTCATAGGCAGCGAGAAATCAACTAA